The following are encoded together in the Methylorubrum sp. B1-46 genome:
- a CDS encoding undecaprenyl-diphosphate phosphatase: MDLVLIAKALVLAVVEGATEFIPVSSTGHQLLIGHFIGFHSPNNTFEVLIQLGAILAILFVYFGRLWSIATALPQDPRARRFVLAILIAFLPAAIVGGLFSKYIKFYLFNPWIVCATLVAGGLVLLVIDDTVGEPKTATNGGSGDGPTEHPRKTDVFDFSLPMALKIGLFQCVAMIPGVSRSGATIVGAMLMGASKRSATEFSFYLAMPTMAGAFAKDLLDNYKNLSSNDALLIVIGFVAAFISALIVVRTVLDYVSRHGFWLFAWWRIIVGSLGFAGLIIFG, encoded by the coding sequence ATGGATCTCGTCCTGATCGCGAAGGCGCTCGTGCTCGCCGTGGTGGAGGGCGCCACCGAGTTCATCCCGGTCTCCTCGACCGGGCACCAGCTTCTCATCGGCCACTTCATCGGCTTCCACTCGCCCAACAACACCTTCGAGGTGCTGATCCAATTGGGCGCGATCCTGGCGATCCTGTTCGTCTATTTCGGCCGGCTGTGGAGCATCGCCACGGCGCTGCCGCAGGATCCGCGAGCGCGCCGCTTCGTGCTCGCCATCCTCATCGCCTTCCTGCCCGCGGCGATCGTCGGCGGCCTGTTCTCGAAATACATCAAGTTCTACCTGTTCAATCCGTGGATCGTCTGCGCCACGCTGGTGGCCGGCGGCCTCGTGCTCCTCGTCATCGACGACACGGTCGGCGAGCCGAAGACGGCGACGAATGGCGGGTCTGGCGACGGGCCGACCGAGCATCCGCGCAAGACCGACGTGTTCGATTTCAGCCTGCCGATGGCGCTGAAGATCGGCCTGTTCCAGTGCGTGGCGATGATCCCCGGCGTCTCGCGCTCCGGCGCCACCATCGTCGGAGCGATGCTGATGGGCGCGAGCAAGCGCTCGGCCACCGAGTTCTCGTTCTACCTCGCCATGCCGACCATGGCCGGCGCCTTCGCCAAGGACCTGCTCGACAACTACAAGAATCTCTCTTCCAACGACGCGCTGCTGATCGTCATCGGCTTCGTCGCGGCCTTCATCTCGGCCCTGATCGTGGTGCGCACGGTGCTCGATTACGTCTCCCGCCACGGCTTCTGGCTGTTCGCGTGGTGGCGCATCATCGTCGGCTCGCTGGGCTTTGCCGGACTGATTATTTTTGGCTGA
- a CDS encoding methylmalonyl-CoA mutase subunit beta — MEDRPLAELFEPATRERWRQAVEAALKGADFEKRLVSKTADGLRIEPLYEPAASVAQPVRAPGPWRLAQRIDHPDAEKAAAQALTDLEGGADALVLVGRDAPAARGFGLDLSSVDTLDAALKGVMLPLIALRLDAGPAGFETAALLKQLVERRGDDPATLDLDLGLDPLGAYAATGRLEQGWAARLSETVTAFAGYRGRVALADARPYHEAGASEVQELAAVLATAVAYLRALEAGGHDLERTRDAISVLLVADADEFLTIAKFRAIRRLWARVEQACGLEPKPLRVLAETAWRMMTRRDPFVNILRTAMASASAGLGGADSVTALPYTLALGLPDAFARRVVRNSQIVLIEESNLAKVSDPAAGAGGFEALTAELTEKAWAAFQEIEREGGIAKSLESGAFAGRIAAVAQARARAVATRKEPLTGASEFPFLAEKPVAVLDVAPREAARPEKALPSRRLAEPYEALRDASDAILARTGRRPAVFLANLGPVAVHNARSTFAANAFAAGGIEAIGNDGFSDTQALAEAFKASGARLACLCSSDAVYQAEGVPAAEALTAAGAGTIYLAGKPAEAEALRQAGVHGFLFAGCELLALLQEAAERVQG; from the coding sequence ATGGAAGATCGTCCGCTCGCCGAGTTGTTCGAGCCCGCGACCCGCGAGCGCTGGCGCCAGGCCGTCGAGGCCGCGCTGAAGGGGGCCGATTTCGAGAAGCGCCTCGTCTCGAAGACCGCCGACGGCCTGCGCATCGAGCCGCTCTACGAGCCGGCCGCTTCGGTGGCGCAGCCGGTGCGGGCACCCGGCCCCTGGCGGCTGGCGCAACGCATCGACCATCCCGACGCCGAGAAGGCCGCGGCGCAGGCGCTCACCGACCTCGAAGGCGGCGCCGATGCGCTGGTGCTCGTCGGTCGCGACGCGCCGGCCGCCCGCGGCTTCGGCCTCGATCTTTCTTCCGTCGATACGCTCGATGCCGCGCTGAAGGGCGTGATGTTGCCGCTCATCGCTCTGAGGCTCGACGCGGGCCCGGCCGGCTTCGAGACGGCGGCGCTTCTCAAGCAATTGGTCGAGCGCCGCGGCGACGATCCCGCCACCCTCGACCTCGATCTCGGCCTGGACCCCCTCGGCGCCTACGCCGCCACCGGCCGGCTCGAACAGGGCTGGGCGGCGCGCCTTTCCGAGACCGTCACCGCGTTTGCCGGTTACCGCGGACGCGTGGCGCTCGCCGATGCCCGGCCCTACCACGAGGCCGGCGCGAGCGAGGTGCAGGAACTCGCCGCCGTGCTCGCGACCGCGGTCGCCTATCTGCGGGCGCTGGAGGCCGGCGGCCACGATCTTGAGCGCACGCGCGACGCGATCTCCGTTCTCCTCGTGGCGGATGCCGACGAATTCCTGACCATCGCCAAGTTTCGCGCGATCCGCCGGCTCTGGGCCCGGGTCGAACAGGCCTGTGGTCTTGAGCCGAAGCCATTACGGGTGCTGGCCGAGACCGCGTGGCGGATGATGACCCGCCGCGACCCCTTCGTGAACATCCTGCGCACGGCGATGGCCTCGGCCTCCGCCGGCCTCGGCGGGGCCGATTCGGTCACCGCTTTGCCCTATACGCTGGCGCTCGGCCTGCCCGATGCCTTCGCCCGGCGCGTGGTGCGCAACAGCCAGATCGTGCTGATCGAGGAATCGAACCTCGCTAAGGTTTCCGATCCGGCGGCCGGCGCGGGCGGCTTCGAGGCGCTCACCGCCGAACTGACCGAGAAAGCCTGGGCTGCGTTCCAGGAGATCGAGCGCGAGGGCGGCATCGCGAAAAGCCTCGAATCCGGCGCTTTCGCGGGACGGATCGCGGCGGTGGCGCAGGCGCGGGCGAGAGCGGTGGCGACCCGCAAGGAGCCGCTGACCGGCGCCAGCGAGTTCCCCTTCCTCGCCGAGAAGCCGGTGGCGGTGCTCGATGTGGCGCCGAGGGAGGCCGCCCGGCCGGAGAAGGCCTTGCCCTCGCGACGCCTCGCCGAGCCCTACGAGGCCCTACGCGACGCGTCCGACGCGATCCTGGCGCGGACGGGCCGGCGCCCGGCGGTATTCCTGGCCAATCTCGGCCCCGTGGCGGTTCACAACGCCCGCTCGACCTTCGCCGCCAACGCCTTCGCCGCGGGCGGCATCGAAGCCATCGGCAATGACGGCTTCTCCGACACGCAAGCCCTGGCCGAGGCCTTCAAGGCGTCGGGAGCACGGCTCGCCTGCCTGTGCTCCTCCGACGCCGTCTACCAGGCCGAGGGCGTGCCCGCGGCCGAAGCGCTGACGGCGGCCGGTGCCGGGACGATCTACCTTGCCGGCAAGCCGGCCGAGGCGGAAGCCCTGCGCCAAGCGGGCGTTCACGGCTTCCTGTTCGCTGGCTGCGAACTGTTGGCGCTGCTGCAGGAGGCCGCCGAGCGGGTGCAGGGCTGA
- a CDS encoding DUF2147 domain-containing protein, translating to MTMPRADRSRHPTMRMAAFGLLLLTSGGSALAQKAPDLSGLWQTETAGSTVRIARCGSGYCGTIAATAGTGVDAQNPDPALRTRKLVGVQIMQAGTPSGAGFEGSLYNPNDGKTYAGSITPKGPDTVEVAGCVLSVLCKRQTWRRIR from the coding sequence ATGACGATGCCTCGTGCCGACCGGTCACGCCATCCGACGATGCGCATGGCCGCCTTCGGGCTCCTCCTCCTGACATCCGGCGGAAGCGCCCTGGCACAGAAGGCTCCCGACCTGTCCGGACTGTGGCAAACCGAGACGGCGGGTTCGACCGTGCGCATTGCTCGCTGCGGCAGCGGCTATTGCGGGACGATCGCGGCGACGGCCGGCACCGGCGTCGATGCGCAGAATCCCGATCCCGCGCTTCGCACGCGCAAGCTCGTCGGCGTGCAGATCATGCAGGCCGGCACGCCGAGCGGCGCGGGTTTCGAGGGCAGCCTCTATAATCCGAACGACGGCAAGACCTATGCGGGCAGCATCACCCCGAAGGGCCCCGACACGGTCGAGGTCGCGGGCTGCGTGCTCAGCGTTCTGTGCAAGCGGCAGACTTGGCGGCGGATCCGGTAG
- the rfbC gene encoding dTDP-4-dehydrorhamnose 3,5-epimerase, with protein MQVIETEIPAVKRVIPKRHGDERGWFSEVYRADLLAERGIANAFVQDNQSFSAPAGTIRGLHFQVAPNAQAKLIRVLAGAILDVAVDLRSDSPTYGRHVAVRLDAEGGEQLFVPAGFAHGFCTLEANTMVAYKVDAYYSPADDRSLRWNDPAIGIAWPVAEADAILSGKDKAAPLLADLGSMF; from the coding sequence ATGCAGGTGATCGAGACCGAGATCCCAGCGGTGAAGCGGGTGATCCCGAAGCGCCACGGCGACGAGCGCGGCTGGTTCTCGGAGGTCTACCGCGCCGACCTGCTGGCTGAGCGCGGCATCGCCAACGCCTTCGTCCAGGACAACCAGTCCTTCTCCGCACCCGCCGGCACGATCCGCGGCCTGCATTTCCAGGTGGCGCCCAATGCCCAGGCCAAGCTGATCCGGGTGCTGGCCGGTGCGATCCTCGACGTCGCCGTCGATCTCCGCTCCGACTCCCCGACCTACGGCAGGCACGTCGCCGTGCGGCTCGACGCGGAGGGCGGGGAGCAGCTCTTCGTGCCCGCCGGCTTCGCCCATGGCTTCTGCACCCTGGAGGCGAACACCATGGTCGCCTACAAGGTCGACGCCTATTACAGCCCGGCCGACGACCGGAGCCTGCGCTGGAACGACCCGGCCATCGGCATCGCGTGGCCGGTGGCGGAAGCCGACGCGATCCTCTCGGGCAAGGACAAGGCTGCGCCGCTCTTGGCCGATCTCGGAAGCATGTTCTGA
- the rfbB gene encoding dTDP-glucose 4,6-dehydratase has product MRILVTGGCGFIGSALVLHLVQDLGHEVLTLDALTYAANPISLQPLADDPRHRLEQADICDPARVHALYAAFKPDAVMHLAAESHVDRSITDPGAFVRTNVIGTQVMLDGARTHWDSLSGEAKQNFRFLHVSTDEVYGSLPPDAFFTEESRYDPRSPYSASKAASDHLARAWHETYGLPVLVTNCSNNYGPRHFPEKLIPLMILAALEGKKLPVYGDGLNERDWIHVEDHARGLVAVLERGRIGETYLLGGRSVRNNLEVVKALCAAFDRLRPENGPHERLITFVADRPGHDRRYAIDPSKAEREVGWRPTKVFEEALEETVRWYLDNEAWWRPIREGRYSGERLGLAGKSA; this is encoded by the coding sequence ATGCGCATTCTGGTGACGGGCGGCTGCGGCTTCATCGGCTCGGCGCTCGTGCTGCATCTGGTGCAGGATCTCGGCCACGAGGTGCTCACCCTCGACGCCCTGACCTATGCCGCCAACCCGATCTCGCTGCAGCCGCTGGCGGACGATCCGCGCCACCGCCTGGAGCAGGCCGACATCTGCGATCCGGCCCGCGTCCACGCGCTCTACGCCGCGTTCAAGCCCGATGCGGTGATGCACCTGGCCGCCGAGAGCCATGTCGATCGCTCGATCACCGATCCAGGCGCCTTCGTGCGCACCAACGTGATCGGCACCCAGGTGATGCTCGACGGCGCCCGCACCCACTGGGACAGCCTGTCCGGCGAGGCGAAGCAAAACTTCCGCTTCCTCCACGTCTCGACCGACGAGGTCTACGGCTCGCTGCCGCCGGACGCGTTCTTCACCGAAGAGAGCCGCTACGATCCGCGCTCGCCCTACTCGGCCTCGAAAGCGGCCTCCGACCACCTCGCCCGCGCTTGGCACGAGACCTACGGCCTGCCGGTGCTGGTGACGAACTGCTCGAACAATTACGGGCCGCGCCACTTCCCGGAAAAACTGATCCCGCTGATGATCCTGGCGGCGCTGGAGGGCAAGAAGCTGCCGGTCTACGGCGACGGCCTGAACGAGCGCGACTGGATCCATGTCGAGGACCATGCCCGCGGCCTCGTCGCGGTGCTGGAGCGCGGGCGCATCGGCGAGACCTACCTGCTCGGCGGGCGCTCGGTCCGCAACAACCTCGAGGTGGTAAAGGCGCTCTGCGCCGCCTTCGACCGGCTCCGGCCCGAGAACGGCCCGCACGAGCGCCTGATCACCTTCGTGGCCGACCGGCCCGGCCACGACCGGCGCTACGCCATCGACCCGTCCAAGGCCGAGCGTGAAGTCGGCTGGCGGCCGACCAAGGTGTTCGAGGAGGCGCTGGAAGAGACCGTGCGCTGGTATCTCGACAACGAGGCGTGGTGGCGCCCGATCCGCGAGGGCCGCTATTCCGGCGAGCGCCTCGGTCTAGCGGGCAAGAGCGCGTGA
- the rfbD gene encoding dTDP-4-dehydrorhamnose reductase — protein MDILILGGAGQVGTELQALSWPEGVRVHAPDRSSLDITDEATVAAALDARAYAAVINTAAYTAVDKAESEVAAAWRLNALAPALLAAETKRRTIPLVHVSTDYVFDGSGEGFYAPDAPVNPQSVYGASKAAGEMAVRSVNPRHAIVRTAWVVSPHRGNFVKTMLRLSGERDRLTVVDDQHGCPTSAADLASALATIALRMADDEAAPIGTFHCVNDGATTWCDFARAIVAGSARRGGRSVPVEGIPTAAYPTPARRPANSRLSTQSLTDAYGLAPRPWEAALDDILDRLVGPVRSN, from the coding sequence ATGGACATCCTGATCCTCGGCGGGGCCGGACAGGTCGGCACGGAGCTTCAGGCCCTGTCCTGGCCCGAGGGCGTGCGGGTCCACGCCCCCGACCGGTCGAGCCTCGACATCACCGACGAGGCAACTGTGGCGGCCGCGCTCGACGCGCGTGCCTACGCGGCGGTGATCAACACGGCGGCCTACACCGCGGTGGACAAGGCCGAGAGCGAGGTCGCCGCCGCGTGGCGCCTCAACGCGCTCGCCCCGGCCCTCCTCGCCGCCGAGACGAAGCGGCGGACAATCCCGCTCGTCCATGTCTCGACCGACTACGTGTTCGACGGCTCAGGCGAGGGCTTCTACGCGCCCGATGCGCCGGTGAACCCGCAAAGCGTCTACGGCGCCAGCAAGGCGGCCGGCGAGATGGCGGTGCGCTCGGTCAACCCGCGCCACGCGATCGTGCGCACCGCCTGGGTGGTGAGCCCGCACCGGGGCAACTTCGTCAAGACGATGCTGCGGCTCTCGGGCGAGCGGGACCGGCTCACCGTCGTGGACGACCAACACGGCTGCCCGACCTCGGCCGCCGACCTCGCGAGCGCGCTCGCCACCATTGCACTGCGGATGGCCGATGACGAGGCCGCGCCCATCGGCACCTTCCACTGCGTCAACGACGGCGCGACCACGTGGTGTGACTTCGCCCGCGCCATCGTCGCGGGCTCGGCCCGGCGCGGCGGGCGCAGCGTTCCGGTCGAGGGCATCCCGACCGCCGCCTACCCGACGCCAGCGCGGCGCCCGGCCAATTCCCGCCTCTCGACCCAGAGCCTGACCGACGCCTACGGCCTCGCGCCCCGGCCCTGGGAGGCGGCGCTCGACGACATCCTCGACCGGCTGGTCGGGCCGGTTCGCTCCAACTGA
- the rfbA gene encoding glucose-1-phosphate thymidylyltransferase RfbA, translating to MKGIVLAGGSGTRLHPATLAINKQLLPVYDKPMIYYPISVLMLAGIREILIISSPEHLGNYQRLLGTGEQFGLAFSYAVQPRPEGLAQAFLIGRDFVGSDDVALVLGDNLFFGNGMSDLLAKARARKTGATVFAYHVDQPEAYGVVTLDESGRPIRLVEKPKTPESPWAVTGLYFYDNAVLDIAAEVKPSERGELEITSVNQAYLERGQLHVERMSRGYAWLDTGTHDNLLEAGEFVRVLQHRQGLQVACLEEIAYLQGFIGREQLQARGELFAKTKYGQNLLRLAREGRRPDQDF from the coding sequence ATGAAGGGCATCGTGCTCGCCGGCGGTTCCGGCACAAGGCTCCACCCGGCCACGCTGGCGATCAACAAGCAGCTGCTGCCGGTCTACGACAAGCCGATGATCTACTATCCGATCTCGGTGCTGATGCTGGCCGGCATTCGCGAGATCCTGATCATCTCGAGCCCTGAGCACCTCGGCAACTACCAGCGCCTGCTCGGCACCGGCGAGCAGTTTGGGCTGGCCTTCTCCTACGCGGTGCAGCCGCGGCCCGAGGGTCTGGCCCAGGCCTTCCTCATCGGCCGCGACTTCGTCGGCTCGGATGATGTGGCGCTGGTGCTGGGCGACAACCTGTTCTTCGGCAATGGCATGAGCGACCTGCTGGCCAAGGCCCGCGCCCGCAAGACCGGGGCGACGGTGTTCGCCTACCATGTCGATCAACCGGAGGCCTACGGCGTCGTCACCCTCGACGAGAGCGGTCGCCCGATCCGGCTGGTGGAGAAGCCCAAGACGCCGGAGAGCCCCTGGGCTGTGACGGGCCTATACTTCTACGACAATGCGGTGCTCGACATCGCTGCCGAGGTGAAGCCGTCGGAGCGGGGCGAACTCGAGATCACCTCCGTCAATCAGGCCTATCTCGAACGCGGTCAGCTTCATGTCGAGCGGATGAGCCGCGGCTACGCGTGGCTCGACACCGGCACGCACGACAACCTGCTGGAGGCAGGCGAGTTCGTGCGGGTGCTGCAGCACCGGCAGGGACTTCAGGTCGCCTGTCTCGAAGAGATCGCCTACCTTCAGGGCTTCATCGGCCGCGAGCAGCTGCAGGCGCGGGGCGAATTGTTCGCCAAGACCAAGTACGGCCAGAACCTGCTGCGGCTCGCCCGCGAGGGCCGGCGGCCCGATCAGGATTTTTGA